In one Drosophila pseudoobscura strain MV-25-SWS-2005 chromosome X, UCI_Dpse_MV25, whole genome shotgun sequence genomic region, the following are encoded:
- the LOC6901612 gene encoding uncharacterized protein DDB_G0271670-like yields MPRWGHRPKIWDFQVESVVDKCLASGNIHYLVQWLGRMDPEYTWEHAEALECPEAIRKYEETMGFNDQPIVLGKRISSASSSSSSSSSSSSGDSVSSCVTVKKRSSSSVSASSSSSTSFSSLVSTSTSLQPPEKKRYSSFPSTTSVSSNHSEKQRSSLSESTWALLSSSALSEPSSSVPPQPSDKKRNPSPPWQPPPEKRISLSQSTWSLMSSSISSTESFELPEKKRNSSLPSVSGICQPMIPNPKRKSSSSSVSSSESNIPEKKRKSSEALTSSHLLGKRSNSESNSIWESPLSPSPENNSMWESPLSPPAEKRRKSSEKKRKSSEKRRKSSEKKRKLSRMSMYSDISDTPASPPLEKSLNLSRMSMYSDISDSPASPPPEKRRKSFGMPMISVKSELSYIPVKSELSDLSNVSNVSNATEVSEVSVKSELSQVSSAQREVREPWYMRNLDPSAGPRGFARGLEPVKVLGATDALGDIMHLMQWKGCSQFDLVSHEETSILCPQLVIEYYEQRLSWHNVPTVTDVILGVKNWKQKGYINRYRDRYGKKGTRPTEIL; encoded by the coding sequence ATGCCACGCTGGGGTCATCGGCCGAAAATTTGGGATTTTCAGGTGGAAAGCGTCGTAGACAAGTGTCTGGCAAGTGGAAATATTCACTATTTAGTGCAGTGGTTGGGCCGTATGGATCCGGAGTACACTTGGGAGCATGCGGAGGCACTCGAGTGCCCCGAGGCGATCCGTAAATACGAGGAGACGATGGGATTCAATGACCAGCCGATTGTTTTGGGGAAGCGTATATCttcggcatcatcatcatcgtcgtcgtcgtcatcatcgtcatctgGAGACTCAGTTTCATCCTGTGTCACCGTAAAGAAGCGGTCATCGTCATCGGTATCagcatcgtcgtcgtcatcgacCTCATTCTCGTCATTGGTATCGACATCGACCTCATTACAACCGCCAGAAAAGAAGCGCTATTCGTCATTTCCATCGACCACATCGGTCTCATCGAATCACTCGGAAAAGCAGCGCAGCTCCTTATCGGAATCCACATGGGCATTGTTATCGTCATCGGCGTTATCGGAGCCCTCGTCATCCGTCCCGCCCCAACCCTCGGACAAGAAGCGAAATCCATCACCGCCATGGCAGCCCCCTCCAGAGAAGCGCATTTCGTTATCGCAATCGACGTGGTCACTAATGTCGTCATCGATATCGTCAACGGAATCATTCGAGCTCCCGGAAAAGAAGCGCAATTCGTCGTTGCCGTCGGTATCGGGCATATGCCAACCAATGATACCCAATCCCAAGCGCaagtcgtcatcgtcatcggtATCGTCATCAGAATCGAATATCCCTGAAAAGAAGCGCAAGTCGTCAGAGGCCTTGACCTCATCGCATCTACTTGGAAAGAGGAGTAATTCAGAGAGTAATTCGATATGGGAGTCACCGTTATCCCCTTCCCCGGAGAACAATTCGATGTGGGAGTCCCCCCTGTCCCCGCCAGCCGAAAAGAGGCGTAAATCATCGGAAAAGAAGCGTAAATCATCCGAAAAGAGGCGCAAGTCATCTGAGAAGAAGCGTAAATTATCTAGAATGTCAATGTACTCGGATATATCCGACACACCCGCATCCCCACCACTGGAGAAGAGTCTTAACTTGTCTCGAATGTCTATGTACTCGGATATATCGGACTCACCCGCTTCTCCTCCACCGGAAAAGAGGCGCAAATCATTTGGAATGCCAATGATATCAGTGAAATCGGAGCTATCGTATATACCGGTGAAATCGGAGCTATCGGATTTATCGAACGTATCGAACGTATCGAACGCAACGGAGGTATCGGAGGTATCGGTAAAATCGGAGTTATCGCAGGTATCATCAGCCCAACGGGAAGTAAGGGAGCCATGGTATATGCGTAATCTGGATCCTAGCGCCGGGCCGAGGGGCTTCGCCCGTGGCCTGGAACCGGTGAAGGTACTGGGCGCCACCGATGCTTTGGGCGACATTATGCACTTGATGCAGTGGAAGGGCTGCTCCCAGTTCGACCTGGTGTCGCACGAGGAGACCAGCATCCTGTGTCCCCAGCTGGTCATCGAGTATTACGAGCAGCGTCTGTCCTGGCACAATGTCCCCACTGTCACGGATGTCATACTCGGTGTCAAGAATTGGAAGCAGAAGGGCTACATCAACCGATACAGAGACAGATATGGCAAAAAAGGTACGAGGCCAACCGAAATTCTGTGA